A region of Bifidobacterium adolescentis ATCC 15703 DNA encodes the following proteins:
- a CDS encoding glutamate-cysteine ligase family protein, whose product MTTPKITYAHLLTEPNPKHVESLIKFFESGCQQRGTGGFGVEIEHLPVHNSDDTAVTYYESNGIEALFNRIRPYYDENKEYWENGRLVGLARDGISVSLEPGGQLETSIGILHKPEELATLYGAFRREVDPILEELGFRLVNYGYQPKSSYADIPVNPKDRYKAMTAYLGRVGQFGPCMMRCSASTQVSIDYVSEQDAIAKLRLGTVIGPILAWFFRNTPYFEGGENPYPPLRQRMWDYLDFQRTNVIPGLFDPRFGWEDYAVDVLSTPMMFADLTHTPEALAVPGTDLHHPAFYENANDVYPDRELNAYEINHVISTHFNDVRLKNFIEFRHWDSLPVARAERLTEIIGSLFYDPTNLDRLESYFDGIREEDVFEAKANLQARGSQAIPYGNSLEFWQEFLGLEGVLADEPGDPKHPDVFQA is encoded by the coding sequence ATGACAACGCCAAAGATCACGTACGCGCACCTGCTGACCGAGCCGAATCCGAAGCATGTGGAAAGCCTTATCAAATTCTTCGAATCCGGCTGCCAACAGCGCGGCACCGGCGGTTTTGGCGTGGAAATCGAACACCTGCCGGTACATAACAGCGACGATACCGCGGTGACCTACTACGAAAGCAACGGCATTGAAGCGTTGTTCAACCGCATCCGCCCGTATTACGACGAAAACAAGGAATACTGGGAAAACGGGCGACTGGTCGGACTCGCCCGTGACGGCATCTCCGTATCTTTGGAACCGGGCGGACAGTTGGAAACGTCCATCGGCATCCTGCACAAGCCGGAGGAGCTCGCCACATTGTACGGCGCGTTCCGCCGCGAAGTCGACCCCATCCTCGAAGAACTTGGTTTCCGACTCGTCAACTATGGTTACCAACCGAAATCCAGTTACGCCGACATTCCCGTCAATCCGAAGGACCGATACAAGGCGATGACCGCCTACCTGGGACGTGTCGGACAGTTCGGTCCGTGCATGATGCGTTGCTCCGCTTCGACACAGGTCAGCATCGACTACGTTTCGGAACAGGACGCGATCGCCAAACTGCGGTTGGGCACGGTGATCGGCCCGATTCTGGCATGGTTCTTCCGTAACACTCCGTATTTCGAAGGTGGGGAGAATCCTTATCCGCCGCTACGCCAGCGCATGTGGGATTATCTCGATTTCCAGCGCACGAACGTCATTCCTGGCCTGTTCGATCCGCGTTTCGGTTGGGAGGATTACGCGGTGGACGTGCTGTCCACGCCGATGATGTTCGCCGACCTGACGCACACGCCCGAAGCGCTGGCGGTGCCCGGCACCGATCTGCACCATCCGGCGTTCTACGAGAACGCGAACGACGTGTACCCGGACCGCGAGCTCAACGCGTACGAGATCAACCATGTGATCTCCACGCACTTCAACGACGTGCGTTTGAAGAACTTCATCGAATTCCGCCACTGGGATTCGCTGCCGGTGGCCCGCGCCGAGCGGCTTACTGAAATCATCGGCTCGCTGTTCTACGATCCGACGAATCTCGACCGACTGGAAAGCTACTTCGACGGCATCCGCGAGGAGGACGTGTTCGAGGCCAAGGCGAACCTGCAGGCGCGCGGAAGCCAGGCCATCCCATACGGCAATTCGTTGGAATTCTGGCAGGAGTTTCTCGGCCTTGAGGGTGTGCTCGCCGACGAACCGGGCGACCCGAAGCATCCGGACGTCTTCCAGGCGTGA
- a CDS encoding acyl-CoA dehydratase activase-related protein, whose product MVEAAVTADNTCDTKPLRVGLDIGSTTVKAVVLDQTDSLDAVLFSDYRRHHANVRATVAGLLEDIHKELEARGRGDEPIRLAITGSGGLALADNLHVPFVQEVIAETRAIDEEYPQADVIIELGGEDAKITYLKPTPEQRMNGSCAGGTGAFIDQMATLLDTDAAGLNDMAKHYETLYPIASRCGVFAKTDLQPLINDGAAKPDLAASIFTAVATQTIAGLASGRPIHGTVIFLGGPLFFMSELREAFHRALEDKVDEFIVPTDAHLYVAFGSALLAGEPDQLEEGQHFEARTCADILKSLEDLKNLPANTPTMPPLFPTEADREAFNKRHHREHVHIGTLEGAQGPHFLGIDAGSTTIKATLVNDDREIVWSSYATNEGSPLTAAVNIVKQIQSQLPEGAWIARSCATGYGEGLITTGLHLDEGVVETMAHYRGAEMVSPGVTAVIDIGGQDMKYLAISDGVIDSIAVNEACSSGCGSFLQTFAQSMGLTIEEFTQAALNSTHPVDLGSRCTVFMNSSVKQAQKEGASMEDIAAGLCYSVVRNALYKVIKLRDSGELGDTVVVQGGTFLNDAVLRAFELLTEREVTRPNIAGLMGAYGAALTARMHYTDIADGLDDGDADADGGKTVDIDGVTHTASSIVSGSDLDNLSMTTERDVCKLCQNHCKLTITTFQDGSRYVTGNRCERGGDSKKQRSDRPNLYDYKYKRCFAYRRLTDKKATRGEIGIPRVLNMYENYPFWFTLLTSLGFKVMISGRSSHELFETGIESIASENICYPAKLVHGHIKWLLNKGIKTIFYPCVSYEENFVPNTDNHYNCPVVANYPVVIGANMPELREEGVRYMRPYFNMANHELMVDRIVEEFAWANVTREEAETAVKAAYAENEVFKHDVQMEGLKALAYMKEHDCKGIVLAGRPYHVDPEINHGIPETICALGMVVLSEDSICELQPGEKLNLSEFLAEGEEDPRKKNANGFRHVDDRKVTKMPLRVTNQWAYHARLYAAAHFVASYPGLELVQLNSFGCGLDAITTDQVSEILADKADVYTMLKIDEVSNLGAAKIRLRSLKAAVEERERNKKNDGFRKTGTEAPTPGRQVMLDTVMKANPKLTEAVTAASKRAAENGKGESQETAKTQTNGKGASAHNSATLSKYANRIPFGKNMKDYTIVAPQMSPIHFSLVESVIRSGGYKFDILEHASREDVETGLKYVNNDACYPAIMVIGQLVDAILEGKYDPDHTALAITQTGGMCRATNYFGLIRKALVDAGYPQIPVIAISTQGIEDNPGFTATPALLHRAVKALIIGDLLMKCLYRVRPYEVTPGSANKLYETWDTIVRETLENHGRSKTARKFIGKGYLPYPTLVKEIVKSFDSLPLKDEPRKVRVGVVGEILVKYQPDANNHVVDVIESQDCEAVVPGIMEFMTTRPYISDWNEHYLGMGGSKIGYALMRKGLDLYNAPVREAIDLAHGKFSQDLPMPELVKKADEVTSVGVQAGEGWLLTAEILELIESGCPNVVCAQPFACLPNHVTGRGMFGKIRRLHPEANIVSIDYDPGASEANQLNRIKLMISAAKKAHRAAEEARNSEKAA is encoded by the coding sequence ATGGTCGAAGCAGCAGTTACCGCAGACAACACCTGCGATACGAAGCCGTTGCGCGTAGGTCTTGACATCGGTTCCACCACGGTGAAGGCCGTGGTGCTCGATCAGACCGATTCGCTCGACGCGGTGCTCTTCTCCGATTACCGTCGCCACCACGCCAACGTGCGTGCCACCGTGGCGGGCCTGCTGGAGGACATCCACAAAGAACTTGAGGCCCGTGGCCGCGGCGACGAGCCGATTCGTCTGGCCATCACCGGTTCCGGCGGCCTTGCCTTGGCCGATAATCTCCATGTGCCGTTCGTGCAGGAGGTCATCGCCGAGACCCGCGCCATCGACGAGGAATATCCGCAAGCCGACGTCATTATCGAACTTGGCGGTGAGGACGCCAAGATCACATATCTGAAGCCGACTCCCGAACAGCGCATGAACGGTTCCTGCGCAGGCGGCACCGGCGCGTTCATCGACCAGATGGCCACCCTGCTCGACACCGACGCGGCTGGCCTCAACGACATGGCCAAGCATTACGAGACGCTCTATCCGATCGCCTCCCGTTGCGGCGTGTTCGCCAAAACCGATCTTCAGCCGCTCATCAACGACGGCGCGGCCAAGCCCGATCTGGCCGCATCCATCTTCACGGCGGTCGCCACGCAGACCATCGCAGGTCTGGCGTCCGGCCGACCAATCCACGGCACCGTCATCTTCCTGGGCGGTCCGCTGTTCTTCATGTCCGAACTGCGCGAGGCGTTCCACCGCGCGCTCGAAGACAAAGTCGACGAATTCATCGTGCCGACCGACGCGCACCTGTACGTGGCGTTCGGCTCCGCGCTGCTCGCCGGCGAACCGGACCAGCTTGAGGAGGGCCAGCATTTCGAAGCACGCACCTGCGCCGATATTCTGAAAAGCCTTGAAGACCTGAAGAATCTGCCGGCCAACACCCCCACCATGCCTCCGCTGTTCCCGACCGAAGCGGACCGTGAGGCGTTCAACAAGCGCCACCACCGCGAGCATGTGCACATCGGCACGCTGGAAGGCGCGCAAGGTCCGCACTTCCTCGGCATCGACGCCGGATCGACCACCATCAAAGCGACGCTCGTCAACGACGACCGCGAAATCGTATGGTCGTCGTACGCCACCAACGAAGGCAGCCCGCTGACGGCCGCTGTCAACATCGTCAAGCAGATTCAAAGCCAGCTGCCGGAAGGCGCGTGGATAGCACGCTCCTGCGCCACCGGATACGGCGAAGGCCTCATCACCACCGGCCTGCACCTGGACGAGGGCGTGGTGGAGACCATGGCGCACTATCGTGGCGCGGAAATGGTCTCGCCGGGCGTTACCGCCGTCATCGACATCGGCGGCCAGGACATGAAATACTTGGCGATTTCCGACGGCGTGATCGATTCGATCGCCGTCAACGAGGCATGCTCGTCCGGCTGCGGCTCGTTCCTGCAGACGTTCGCGCAGTCCATGGGACTGACGATTGAGGAATTCACGCAGGCCGCGCTCAACTCCACGCATCCGGTCGACCTGGGCTCGCGCTGCACCGTGTTCATGAACTCCTCCGTCAAGCAGGCGCAGAAGGAAGGCGCCTCGATGGAGGACATCGCGGCCGGCCTGTGCTATTCCGTGGTGCGCAACGCGCTGTATAAGGTGATCAAGCTGCGCGATTCCGGCGAGCTGGGCGACACCGTGGTGGTGCAGGGCGGTACGTTCCTCAACGACGCCGTGCTGCGCGCCTTCGAGCTGCTCACCGAACGTGAGGTGACCCGACCGAACATCGCCGGCCTGATGGGCGCATACGGTGCCGCGCTGACCGCGCGCATGCATTACACCGACATCGCCGACGGACTCGACGATGGTGACGCGGACGCCGACGGAGGCAAGACCGTCGACATCGACGGCGTCACGCACACCGCATCCAGCATCGTGTCCGGCAGCGACCTCGACAACCTGTCCATGACCACCGAACGCGACGTGTGCAAGCTATGCCAGAACCACTGCAAGCTCACCATCACCACGTTCCAGGATGGCTCCCGCTACGTGACCGGCAACCGTTGCGAACGCGGCGGCGATTCCAAGAAGCAGCGTTCCGACAGGCCCAACCTGTACGACTACAAATACAAGCGTTGCTTCGCCTACCGTCGTCTGACCGACAAGAAGGCCACCCGCGGCGAAATCGGCATTCCACGCGTGCTCAACATGTACGAGAACTACCCGTTCTGGTTCACGCTGCTCACCTCGCTCGGCTTCAAGGTGATGATCTCCGGCCGCAGCTCGCACGAACTGTTCGAAACCGGCATCGAATCGATCGCCTCCGAAAACATCTGCTACCCGGCCAAACTCGTGCACGGCCACATCAAGTGGCTGCTCAACAAGGGCATCAAGACGATCTTCTACCCGTGCGTGAGCTATGAGGAGAACTTCGTTCCCAACACCGACAACCACTACAACTGCCCGGTCGTGGCCAACTATCCGGTGGTCATCGGCGCGAACATGCCCGAACTGCGCGAGGAAGGCGTGCGCTACATGCGCCCGTACTTCAACATGGCCAACCATGAGCTCATGGTGGACCGCATCGTCGAGGAATTCGCCTGGGCCAACGTGACCCGCGAGGAAGCCGAAACCGCGGTCAAGGCCGCCTACGCCGAAAACGAAGTGTTCAAGCACGACGTGCAGATGGAAGGCCTCAAGGCCCTCGCCTACATGAAGGAACACGACTGCAAGGGCATCGTGCTCGCCGGCCGCCCATACCACGTCGACCCGGAAATCAACCACGGCATTCCGGAAACCATCTGCGCGCTCGGCATGGTGGTGCTGTCCGAAGACTCCATCTGCGAACTGCAGCCGGGGGAGAAGCTCAACCTGAGCGAATTCCTCGCCGAAGGCGAAGAGGATCCCCGCAAGAAGAACGCGAACGGCTTCCGCCACGTCGACGACCGCAAGGTCACCAAGATGCCATTGCGCGTCACCAACCAGTGGGCCTACCATGCGCGTCTGTACGCGGCGGCCCATTTCGTGGCCTCCTATCCGGGACTCGAGCTCGTGCAGCTCAACTCCTTCGGCTGCGGCCTCGACGCCATCACCACCGACCAGGTGTCCGAGATCCTGGCGGACAAGGCCGACGTGTACACCATGCTGAAAATCGACGAGGTCTCCAACCTGGGCGCGGCGAAAATCCGTCTGCGCTCGCTCAAGGCCGCCGTCGAAGAGCGTGAACGCAACAAGAAGAACGACGGATTCCGCAAGACCGGCACCGAAGCGCCGACCCCCGGTCGCCAGGTCATGCTCGACACCGTCATGAAAGCCAATCCGAAACTCACCGAAGCCGTCACGGCCGCATCCAAGCGCGCGGCGGAAAACGGCAAGGGCGAATCGCAAGAAACCGCCAAAACGCAGACAAATGGCAAGGGCGCGTCCGCACACAACTCGGCGACCCTGTCCAAGTATGCGAACCGCATCCCGTTCGGCAAGAACATGAAGGACTACACCATCGTGGCCCCGCAGATGAGCCCGATCCACTTCTCTCTGGTGGAATCCGTCATCCGCTCCGGCGGCTACAAGTTCGACATTCTGGAGCACGCCAGCCGTGAGGACGTGGAAACTGGCCTCAAATACGTCAACAACGACGCCTGCTATCCGGCCATCATGGTCATCGGCCAGCTCGTGGACGCGATTCTGGAAGGCAAATACGATCCGGACCACACCGCGCTTGCGATCACGCAGACCGGCGGCATGTGCCGTGCCACCAACTACTTCGGCCTGATCCGCAAGGCGCTGGTGGACGCCGGTTATCCGCAGATTCCGGTGATCGCCATCTCCACGCAGGGCATCGAGGACAACCCGGGCTTCACCGCAACGCCGGCGCTGCTGCACCGTGCAGTCAAGGCGCTTATCATCGGCGACCTGCTGATGAAATGCCTGTACCGCGTGCGCCCGTACGAAGTGACCCCCGGCAGCGCGAACAAGCTGTACGAAACGTGGGACACCATCGTGCGCGAGACGCTCGAAAACCACGGTCGTTCCAAGACGGCGCGCAAGTTCATCGGCAAGGGATACCTGCCGTATCCGACGCTCGTCAAGGAAATCGTCAAGTCGTTCGACTCGTTGCCGTTGAAGGACGAGCCGCGCAAGGTGCGCGTCGGCGTGGTCGGCGAGATCCTCGTCAAGTACCAGCCGGACGCCAACAACCATGTGGTCGATGTCATCGAATCGCAGGATTGCGAGGCCGTGGTGCCGGGCATCATGGAATTCATGACCACCCGACCGTACATTTCCGACTGGAACGAGCATTACCTCGGCATGGGCGGCAGCAAGATCGGCTATGCGCTGATGCGCAAGGGCCTCGACCTGTACAACGCTCCGGTACGCGAGGCGATCGATCTGGCTCACGGCAAGTTTTCGCAGGATCTGCCGATGCCTGAACTGGTCAAGAAGGCCGACGAGGTCACGTCCGTGGGCGTGCAGGCCGGCGAAGGCTGGCTGCTGACCGCGGAAATCCTGGAACTCATCGAATCGGGATGTCCGAACGTGGTGTGCGCGCAGCCGTTCGCCTGCCTGCCGAACCACGTGACAGGCCGAGGCATGTTCGGCAAGATCCGCCGACTGCATCCGGAAGCCAACATCGTGTCCATCGATTACGATCCGGGCGCTTCGGAAGCCAACCAGCTCAACCGCATCAAACTGATGATCTCCGCGGCCAAGAAGGCGCACCGCGCAGCCGAAGAGGCGCGCAACAGCGAGAAGGCCGCTTGA
- a CDS encoding MFS transporter, whose product MSEAIANKEERLVCYNANIAAADKDPQLSPETGKPLSKVNTIRFGAGFLLFGVLWMSGLGIVSAVLLPMHYKTIEGADPDALVGIVNAFTAVASLVANLMFGNFSDRSRSRFGRRTPWIVFGAVLGGVTLFLTGTTHNAVLLTIFYCACMFGLNCMIAPLVAVLSDRVPSGIRGTMSAFYGAGSTIGAPIGTMIGAFFIENLTAGFAVAGVLMFLGGIVAVIILPKEQSADFLPKEEGSFKDVLVSFRPPKFAGAHDFYKAFAGRFCMIMSYQMINVYQLYIIQNYIGQSVKESAVTVSVVSMIMMVMSLVGSFISGPVSDFIGRRKVPVVVASVLFAIGIAMPWLIPSTLGMYLFAGIAGLGYAVYSAVDQALLVDVLPNKEEAGKDLGILNMGTTLGQMCGPVIMSTIVVSLGYNFAFPTAIALAIIGCFFIMAIKKVK is encoded by the coding sequence ATGAGTGAAGCAATCGCAAACAAAGAGGAGCGTTTGGTGTGTTATAACGCCAACATCGCCGCTGCAGACAAGGATCCGCAGCTGTCTCCTGAAACCGGCAAGCCACTGAGCAAGGTCAACACCATCCGTTTCGGTGCGGGCTTCCTGCTGTTCGGCGTGTTGTGGATGTCGGGTCTCGGCATCGTCTCCGCCGTGCTGCTGCCGATGCACTACAAGACCATCGAAGGCGCTGATCCGGATGCTCTCGTTGGCATCGTCAATGCGTTCACCGCGGTGGCATCCTTGGTTGCCAACCTGATGTTCGGCAACTTCTCCGATCGTTCCCGCTCCAGGTTCGGTCGTCGTACTCCGTGGATCGTTTTCGGCGCGGTGCTCGGTGGCGTCACCCTGTTCCTGACCGGCACCACGCATAACGCCGTGCTGCTCACCATCTTCTACTGCGCCTGCATGTTCGGCCTCAACTGCATGATCGCCCCGCTGGTCGCCGTGCTGTCTGACCGCGTGCCGTCTGGCATCCGCGGCACCATGTCCGCCTTCTATGGCGCAGGCTCCACCATCGGTGCTCCGATCGGTACCATGATCGGCGCATTCTTCATCGAAAACCTGACTGCCGGCTTCGCTGTCGCGGGCGTGCTCATGTTCCTCGGCGGCATCGTCGCCGTGATCATCCTGCCGAAGGAACAGTCCGCTGACTTCCTGCCGAAGGAAGAGGGCTCCTTCAAGGACGTCCTCGTATCCTTCCGTCCGCCGAAGTTCGCTGGCGCCCACGACTTCTACAAGGCTTTCGCCGGCCGTTTCTGCATGATCATGAGCTACCAGATGATCAACGTCTACCAGCTCTACATCATCCAGAACTACATTGGTCAGTCCGTCAAGGAATCCGCTGTCACCGTGTCCGTCGTTTCCATGATCATGATGGTCATGTCTCTGGTCGGCTCCTTCATCTCCGGCCCGGTTTCCGATTTCATCGGCCGTCGTAAGGTTCCGGTTGTCGTGGCTTCCGTGCTCTTCGCTATCGGTATTGCCATGCCGTGGCTGATCCCGTCCACCCTGGGCATGTATCTGTTCGCTGGCATCGCTGGCCTCGGCTACGCTGTCTACTCCGCGGTCGATCAGGCTCTGCTCGTTGATGTGCTGCCGAACAAGGAAGAGGCTGGCAAGGATCTGGGCATTCTGAACATGGGCACCACCCTTGGTCAGATGTGCGGCCCGGTCATCATGTCCACCATCGTGGTGTCCCTCGGCTACAACTTCGCCTTCCCGACCGCCATCGCCTTGGCCATCATCGGCTGCTTCTTCATCATGGCCATCAAGAAGGTCAAGTAA
- a CDS encoding TetR/AcrR family transcriptional regulator, with the protein MVTEGKKRVRKSPEERKREIIAAAGKLIGEKGYYGTSLKDIADAIGMSQPGLLHYIGNKERLLSLLVTDSYDQQGTPADFAKSGLPGSDSDGMLFPAYLRFLVRYNAQRRSLLQLYMVLETESFNADHPLHEYFENRPDLTWEHYSKFAWKLPPEVGGWDNMRPIVRQCIEAMDGIQLRWMRKPPIDLYDEWLAFERLIFPSPVWDGYR; encoded by the coding sequence ATGGTTACCGAGGGGAAAAAGCGGGTTCGTAAATCGCCCGAAGAGCGCAAACGCGAAATCATCGCGGCGGCGGGTAAGCTGATTGGCGAGAAGGGGTACTACGGCACGTCGCTCAAGGACATCGCCGACGCCATCGGCATGAGCCAGCCCGGACTGCTGCACTACATCGGCAACAAGGAGCGGTTGTTGTCGCTGCTGGTCACCGATAGCTACGACCAGCAGGGCACACCCGCCGACTTCGCCAAGTCGGGATTGCCCGGCAGCGATTCTGACGGCATGCTGTTTCCCGCATATCTGCGGTTTCTGGTCCGCTACAATGCGCAACGCCGCAGTCTGCTGCAGCTGTACATGGTTTTGGAAACCGAATCGTTCAACGCGGACCATCCACTGCACGAGTATTTCGAAAACCGACCGGATCTGACGTGGGAGCATTACTCAAAGTTCGCATGGAAACTGCCTCCGGAAGTCGGCGGATGGGATAATATGCGGCCGATCGTACGGCAATGCATCGAGGCGATGGACGGTATCCAGCTGCGGTGGATGCGCAAACCGCCGATCGACCTGTATGACGAATGGCTCGCCTTCGAACGGTTGATTTTTCCCTCTCCGGTATGGGACGGATACCGGTAA
- a CDS encoding TetR/AcrR family transcriptional regulator yields MRRHIESKTKKRMSAEDRKKAILETTVSFISQFGFWGFTIRDVAQAQNITEAGLLYYFKSKEQLLEATLKYADRTNQIAIAEHLGVEGVTGEVLQDGIAYHCDLGLKAISTGTVETNAGRPEMVRLYTLLESEALSKDHPVHEYFEQREINLLKEYTFAAKRDGVADPERTALQVLSAMEGLQLRWLNGSHDIDFVGEWKALIDLLIP; encoded by the coding sequence ATGCGTCGCCACATCGAAAGCAAAACCAAGAAACGAATGAGCGCAGAAGACCGCAAGAAAGCGATTCTCGAAACCACGGTCTCTTTCATCTCACAATTCGGATTCTGGGGATTTACCATTCGCGACGTGGCACAAGCTCAGAACATCACCGAAGCAGGACTCCTTTACTACTTCAAATCCAAAGAACAACTCCTTGAAGCGACACTCAAATACGCCGATCGCACTAACCAAATCGCCATTGCAGAGCATCTTGGCGTCGAAGGCGTGACCGGCGAAGTCTTGCAAGACGGCATCGCATACCATTGCGATCTCGGACTCAAGGCCATCTCCACGGGAACCGTGGAAACCAACGCAGGCCGACCCGAAATGGTTCGCCTCTACACCCTGCTCGAAAGCGAGGCCCTAAGCAAAGACCATCCGGTGCACGAGTATTTCGAACAGCGCGAAATCAATCTGCTGAAGGAATACACGTTCGCAGCCAAACGAGATGGCGTCGCCGATCCGGAACGCACCGCACTGCAGGTGCTATCCGCCATGGAAGGCTTGCAATTGCGGTGGCTCAACGGATCTCACGATATCGATTTCGTTGGAGAATGGAAGGCCCTGATCGACCTTCTCATTCCCTAA
- a CDS encoding beta-galactosidase: MSRNEVDHILFGAAYYDEYLMMKGIDRIDEDMKMMKDAGLNVIRIAESTWSTCEPQPGVFDFTYVDRALDAAQRAGIDVIVGTPTYAVPSWLVKLDPSVLAVTPNGQGKYGARQIMDIVNATYRFYGERVIRKLISHVADHPAVIGYQVDNETKYYDSVSEDMQRLFVKYLREKFHGDLNELNHHFGLDYWSNRIDSWEDFPDVTATINESLGGEFDKFRRDQVRAFLQWQADIVREYAHDDQFITHNFDFEWRGYSYGVQPAVDHFKAATAVDITGVDIYHPTEDDLTGKEIAFGGDMTRSTKNGQNYLVLETEAQGQHGWVPFPGQLRLQAYSHLASGADMVEYWHWHSIHNSFETYWKGLLSHDLEPNPTYREAGVFGREIAKPEVGERLVHLKKHNKVAIMVSNESLTALDWFLIEAGFPFGGTLKYNDVVRNVYDALFELNVECDFIPSDAPAERLASYEMIVTPALYCAPQETTDRLREFVSNGGHLVSTMRSFVTDDEVTVWHDRAPHNLTDVFGMTYNQFTRPNGHVSVEFAGALAETASTDAQSLIELLNADADTEVLASYGHYAWKDYAAVTRHAFGKGDAEWVATLLDADSIRAVMREAVEHAGVEGAGTALAGQVAVRQGVNALGENVTYLLNYSADEVTVASPIAGEVVVAPVVIATDGSIDEVANAEVVLKEGAAVKQGDPLTIGRWNVAVIAG; this comes from the coding sequence ATGAGTCGCAACGAAGTGGACCACATCCTTTTTGGCGCAGCATACTATGACGAATACCTCATGATGAAAGGCATCGACCGCATCGATGAGGATATGAAAATGATGAAGGACGCGGGGCTGAACGTCATCCGCATCGCCGAATCCACGTGGAGCACCTGCGAACCGCAACCGGGTGTATTCGACTTCACCTATGTGGACCGTGCGCTCGACGCCGCGCAGCGTGCCGGCATCGATGTCATCGTCGGCACGCCGACCTACGCGGTGCCCAGCTGGCTCGTCAAGCTCGACCCGAGCGTGCTCGCGGTCACGCCGAACGGACAGGGCAAGTATGGCGCGCGCCAGATCATGGACATCGTCAACGCCACCTACCGCTTCTACGGCGAACGTGTGATCCGCAAGCTCATCTCCCACGTCGCCGACCATCCGGCCGTCATCGGCTACCAGGTGGACAACGAGACGAAATACTACGATTCCGTCTCCGAGGACATGCAGCGCCTGTTCGTCAAGTATCTGCGCGAGAAGTTCCACGGCGATCTGAACGAGCTCAACCACCACTTCGGCCTCGACTACTGGTCCAACCGCATCGACTCCTGGGAGGACTTCCCGGACGTGACCGCCACCATCAACGAGTCCCTGGGCGGCGAATTCGACAAGTTCCGCCGCGATCAGGTGCGCGCCTTCCTGCAGTGGCAGGCCGACATCGTGCGCGAATACGCGCATGACGACCAGTTCATCACCCACAACTTCGATTTCGAATGGCGCGGATACTCCTACGGCGTGCAGCCGGCCGTCGACCACTTCAAGGCCGCGACCGCGGTGGACATCACCGGCGTGGACATCTACCACCCGACCGAAGACGACCTGACCGGCAAGGAGATCGCCTTCGGCGGCGACATGACCCGCTCCACCAAGAACGGCCAGAACTACCTGGTGCTCGAAACCGAGGCCCAAGGCCAGCACGGCTGGGTGCCATTCCCCGGCCAGCTGCGCCTGCAGGCCTACTCCCATCTCGCCTCCGGCGCCGACATGGTGGAATACTGGCACTGGCACTCCATCCATAATTCCTTTGAAACATATTGGAAGGGCCTGCTGAGCCACGACCTCGAACCGAACCCCACGTACCGCGAAGCCGGCGTATTCGGTCGCGAGATTGCCAAACCGGAAGTGGGGGAGCGGCTCGTCCACCTGAAGAAGCACAACAAGGTAGCTATCATGGTCAGCAACGAATCGCTGACCGCGCTCGACTGGTTCCTCATCGAAGCCGGCTTCCCATTCGGCGGCACCCTCAAATACAACGACGTGGTGCGCAATGTCTACGACGCGCTGTTCGAGCTCAACGTGGAATGCGATTTCATCCCCTCCGACGCTCCCGCCGAGCGTTTGGCCTCATACGAGATGATTGTGACCCCGGCGCTGTACTGTGCTCCGCAGGAAACGACCGATCGCCTGCGTGAATTCGTCTCCAACGGCGGACACCTCGTCTCCACCATGCGCTCCTTCGTGACCGACGACGAGGTGACCGTATGGCACGACCGCGCGCCGCACAATCTCACCGACGTGTTCGGCATGACGTACAACCAGTTCACCCGCCCAAACGGCCACGTTTCCGTGGAATTCGCAGGTGCGCTCGCCGAAACCGCGTCCACCGATGCTCAGTCGCTGATCGAACTGTTGAACGCCGACGCCGATACTGAGGTGCTCGCATCTTATGGACACTACGCTTGGAAGGATTACGCCGCAGTCACCCGTCACGCATTCGGCAAGGGCGATGCCGAGTGGGTCGCCACACTGCTTGACGCCGATTCCATTCGTGCGGTTATGCGAGAGGCTGTGGAGCATGCCGGCGTCGAGGGCGCTGGAACCGCGCTCGCGGGACAGGTCGCGGTTCGCCAGGGTGTGAATGCCCTCGGCGAGAACGTGACGTATTTGCTCAACTATTCCGCCGACGAAGTTACTGTTGCAAGCCCGATTGCGGGTGAAGTAGTGGTCGCTCCGGTCGTCATCGCCACCGACGGCAGTATTGATGAGGTTGCAAATGCTGAAGTCGTGCTGAAGGAAGGTGCAGCCGTTAAGCAGGGTGATCCGTTGACGATTGGCCGCTGGAATGTTGCGGTGATCGCCGGCTGA